The following are encoded in a window of Chthoniobacterales bacterium genomic DNA:
- a CDS encoding GlsB/YeaQ/YmgE family stress response membrane protein, producing the protein MNHGFLYMLFIGLIIGAVAKFLTPGRDPGGCIITMLIGIAGSMIAGYAGRAMGWYAEGEPTGFIASVVGAIILLLGYRMIAGKK; encoded by the coding sequence ATGAACCACGGATTTCTCTACATGCTTTTCATCGGCCTCATCATCGGGGCCGTTGCCAAATTCCTCACTCCCGGACGCGATCCAGGCGGCTGCATTATCACCATGCTCATCGGCATCGCCGGCTCCATGATCGCGGGTTATGCGGGCCGCGCCATGGGCTGGTATGCCGAGGGCGAACCCACCGGATTCATCGCCTCGGTCGTCGGCGCGATCATTCTCCTGCTCGGCTATCGGATGATCGCCGGGAAGAAATAG
- a CDS encoding MoxR family ATPase, giving the protein MPSATDEITRQVQEHSHWIAPLQKEIGRVVVGQKYLIDRLLIGLLTNGHVLLEGVPGLAKTLTVKTLASTIRTGFQRLQFTPDLLPADLIGTQIYNPRDGAFTTKHGPIFSNLILADEINRAPAKVQSALLEAMQERQVTIGETTYKLPDPFLVLATQNPLEQEGTYQLPEAQLDRFMLKLSVGYPTKAEERRILDLMGTSAPKLDVQAITEPSDIIKAREIVNEIYVDDRVKDYIVDVVWATRQPATYKLALDGMIRYGASPRATIALTLAAKANAFLNGRGFVTPQDIKTIGTDVLRHRVGISYEAEAEEMTSEMIVQKVFEGLPVP; this is encoded by the coding sequence ATGCCCAGCGCCACCGACGAAATCACCCGCCAAGTCCAGGAACACAGCCATTGGATTGCTCCCCTTCAAAAAGAAATCGGCCGCGTCGTGGTCGGTCAGAAATATCTCATCGACCGGCTCCTCATCGGCCTGTTGACCAACGGCCACGTGCTGCTCGAAGGCGTGCCCGGCCTGGCCAAGACGCTGACTGTGAAAACGCTGGCGTCCACCATTCGCACGGGGTTTCAGCGGCTGCAGTTTACCCCGGATTTGCTGCCCGCAGATTTGATTGGAACTCAAATCTACAACCCGCGTGACGGGGCGTTTACGACGAAACACGGGCCGATTTTCTCGAATCTGATCCTCGCTGACGAAATCAATCGCGCTCCTGCGAAAGTCCAGAGCGCGCTCCTCGAAGCGATGCAGGAACGCCAGGTGACCATCGGTGAGACGACTTACAAACTGCCCGATCCATTTCTCGTCCTCGCCACCCAGAACCCGCTCGAACAGGAGGGCACATATCAGCTTCCCGAGGCGCAGCTCGACCGTTTCATGCTCAAACTTTCCGTTGGCTACCCCACCAAAGCCGAGGAACGCCGCATCCTCGACCTCATGGGAACGTCCGCTCCGAAACTCGACGTTCAAGCCATCACCGAGCCGTCTGACATCATCAAGGCCCGCGAAATCGTCAACGAAATCTACGTCGATGATCGCGTGAAAGATTACATCGTCGATGTCGTCTGGGCCACGCGCCAACCCGCGACTTACAAACTCGCGCTCGACGGTATGATCCGCTACGGCGCCAGCCCGCGCGCCACGATTGCACTCACACTCGCCGCGAAGGCGAACGCGTTTCTCAACGGCCGCGGCTTCGTCACGCCGCAGGACATCAAAACCATTGGCACCGATGTCCTGCGTCACCGCGTCGGCATCAGCTACGAGGCCGAGGCCGAGGAAATGACCTCGGAAATGATCGTCCAGAAAGTCTTCGAGGGTCTGCCCGTTCCCTGA
- a CDS encoding DUF58 domain-containing protein, translated as MESTKSILSRIRKLELRTRRLVNESFAGSYHSVFKGRGMNFDEVRQYQAGDEIRSIDWNVTARTGEPYIKKFTEERELTVMLVVDVSASGVFGSVENSKRDLSAEVASVLAFSAIRNNDKVGLLLFSEGVELFIPPKKGRTHTLRLIREILFFEPKQRGTDPRVALNYLNRVLTRRAVVFLLSDFQTESFERELSVTSQRHDLIALAVVDPREEELPDIGRVTLEDAETGEQIEVNTSDRRVREAFHSNATQVWRDWQDIFRGKKIDSIRLRTDKDYLPALRQFFKTRERRAGFR; from the coding sequence GTGGAAAGCACGAAATCGATCTTAAGCCGGATTCGCAAGCTGGAACTCCGCACGCGGCGGCTGGTGAACGAGAGTTTCGCCGGCTCGTATCATTCCGTTTTCAAGGGACGCGGGATGAATTTCGACGAGGTGCGGCAGTATCAGGCCGGCGACGAAATCCGCTCCATCGATTGGAATGTGACTGCGCGCACCGGCGAGCCGTACATCAAGAAATTCACCGAGGAACGTGAGCTCACCGTCATGCTCGTGGTCGATGTCAGCGCATCGGGCGTCTTCGGCAGCGTGGAAAATTCCAAGCGCGATCTCTCGGCGGAAGTCGCTTCCGTGCTGGCCTTTAGCGCGATCCGCAACAACGACAAAGTCGGCTTGCTCCTCTTCAGCGAAGGCGTGGAACTCTTCATTCCGCCGAAAAAAGGCCGCACCCACACGCTGCGTTTGATCCGGGAAATCCTCTTCTTCGAGCCGAAACAACGCGGGACCGATCCGCGAGTCGCGCTGAATTACCTCAACCGCGTGCTGACCCGGCGGGCCGTCGTTTTTCTGCTCTCGGATTTTCAAACGGAGTCCTTCGAGCGCGAACTTTCCGTCACCAGCCAGCGGCACGATCTCATCGCGCTGGCTGTGGTCGATCCGCGCGAGGAGGAATTACCCGACATCGGACGCGTCACGCTGGAGGACGCCGAAACGGGCGAACAAATCGAGGTTAACACGTCGGATCGTCGGGTGCGCGAGGCGTTCCATTCGAATGCAACTCAAGTCTGGCGCGACTGGCAGGACATTTTTCGCGGGAAGAAAATCGACTCAATCCGCCTGCGCACGGACAAAGATTATTTGCCCGCGCTGCGGCAGTTTTTCAAAACCCGCGAACGGAGGGCCGGCTTCCGATGA
- a CDS encoding DUF4381 family protein, translating into MKWSPFPGSARVSRVPFCVSRKGRFSPSDETSAGTRGTRALPGIFLAQATLPPEFKPFAGRYDIPFLPLWAVIVLTVLATLIVVALVWWLRKRWKHAHTPPPPPRQAALDSLNALQPHIDTDAPSEFTVEVASVLRRFVVGQYGIPATRQTSQEFLQSLAQSATFSESDQTLLKSFLDKSDLIEFAKLQATSADNRELWDKARQFVQGGQTP; encoded by the coding sequence ATGAAATGGTCGCCTTTTCCAGGGAGCGCACGCGTCTCGCGTGTTCCCTTTTGCGTCTCGCGAAAGGGCCGGTTCTCGCCATCGGACGAGACGTCCGCAGGAACACGCGGGACGCGTGCGCTCCCGGGGATTTTTCTCGCCCAGGCCACGCTGCCGCCGGAGTTCAAGCCGTTTGCGGGGCGCTACGACATCCCGTTTCTCCCGCTCTGGGCGGTGATCGTGCTGACGGTTTTGGCGACTTTGATCGTGGTCGCACTCGTTTGGTGGCTGCGGAAACGCTGGAAACACGCCCACACGCCGCCTCCGCCGCCACGTCAGGCCGCACTCGATTCGCTCAACGCGCTCCAGCCACACATCGACACCGATGCGCCGTCGGAGTTTACCGTGGAAGTCGCCTCGGTGCTGCGCCGGTTCGTGGTGGGTCAATATGGAATCCCGGCCACGCGGCAGACGTCGCAGGAATTCCTCCAATCGCTTGCGCAATCGGCCACTTTCAGCGAGTCGGATCAGACTCTGCTGAAGTCGTTTCTTGATAAAAGCGACCTCATTGAATTTGCCAAACTCCAGGCCACCAGCGCGGATAATCGCGAACTATGGGACAAGGCGCGGCAGTTCGTCCAGGGAGGTCAAACGCCGTGA
- a CDS encoding VWA domain-containing protein has protein sequence MKPLELGSGLAIIQPLFLLLLLLIPVLAWLRGKRGGSAAVIYSSTNLVRTLGQMRKSRAGAFLATLTALGLASLIIALARPQWGTSRTETQASGIDIMLAIDVSRSMLSEDFTIGFKRANRLEAVKQVTQKFITGRPNDRIGLVAFSGRPYLVSPPTLDHDWLIQNLDRVRIGMVEDGTAIGSAIASTASRFKNKDAKSKLIVLLTDGDNNAGRVSPITAAEAAGTLGIKIYTIGAGTNGIVPFPLRDGFGNITYANVMMKFEEEGLKKIAEISKGAYFRAADTKSLNDVFDKIDKLEKTTIETKLYRNYRDLFPWFLGAGFILIAVPFLLEQTIWRRSP, from the coding sequence GTGAAACCACTGGAACTCGGCTCTGGGCTGGCCATCATCCAGCCGCTCTTTTTGCTACTCTTGCTCCTCATCCCCGTGCTCGCCTGGTTGCGTGGGAAACGTGGCGGCTCGGCGGCAGTCATTTACTCGTCCACAAACCTCGTTCGCACGCTCGGGCAAATGCGCAAGTCGCGCGCCGGAGCCTTTCTCGCGACTTTGACCGCACTCGGACTCGCCTCATTGATCATCGCGCTGGCCCGTCCGCAATGGGGCACCTCGCGCACGGAAACACAGGCGAGTGGCATCGACATCATGCTCGCCATCGACGTTTCGCGCTCGATGTTGTCGGAGGATTTCACTATCGGCTTCAAGCGCGCCAACCGCTTGGAGGCCGTGAAGCAAGTCACGCAAAAGTTCATCACCGGACGCCCCAACGACCGCATCGGGCTCGTCGCGTTTTCGGGCAGGCCCTATCTCGTGAGCCCTCCCACACTCGACCACGACTGGCTCATCCAGAACCTCGACCGCGTCCGCATCGGTATGGTCGAAGACGGCACCGCCATCGGATCGGCCATCGCTTCGACCGCGAGCCGATTCAAAAACAAGGACGCCAAAAGCAAGCTCATCGTCCTCCTCACCGACGGCGACAACAACGCGGGCCGCGTTTCGCCCATCACCGCCGCCGAGGCCGCCGGCACGCTCGGGATCAAGATTTACACCATCGGCGCAGGGACGAACGGGATCGTCCCGTTTCCCTTGCGCGACGGATTTGGGAACATCACCTACGCCAACGTGATGATGAAATTTGAAGAGGAGGGCCTCAAAAAAATCGCCGAGATCAGCAAGGGCGCCTACTTCCGCGCCGCCGACACGAAGTCGCTCAACGACGTTTTTGACAAGATCGACAAGCTGGAAAAGACGACCATCGAGACGAAGTTGTATCGCAATTACCGGGACCTGTTTCCGTGGTTTTTAGGGGCGGGTTTCATTCTAATCGCAGTGCCTTTCTTATTAGAGCAAACGATCTGGAGGCGCTCGCCATGA
- a CDS encoding VWA domain-containing protein: protein MNFPVTFATPLWFFALLLLPLLAVFYFLAEKRSEKRLAQLIAPKLRPVLLQGISRGKRLARFALTLLSLAALIVALARPQAGFETQEVKRKGRDVVVAIDTSRSMLADDVTPNRLSRAKLAVQDLLRILEGDRVALVAFAGTAFLQAPLTIDYSAVQDSLEEIDTTIIPKGGTNLAAAIQVSLQAFGKAEGANKALVLFTDGEELDADALKAAALAKAAGVRIFTVGVGSSAGTMIPIQENGTSTFVRDDSGQFVKTKLDESRLKEIAAAADGFYVHLENGSNAVQTLLNDGIQKLEQREGSQFSSRRPIERYQWPLGLAIVLFVLAQSLSDRKVSRRAAGVACAWLALLPMERAQAVEFQFFDRDKRAFNEGWEAYKKEKPEDALKSFGKAATSPDRDVRKKAEYNAANSLFLIGKDKLEKNRTEAIADWKEAISHYNEALKIDSKYDDAKTNRDLVDKLLKEDEKKKEEQQKRDEKDKKDQQDQQQDQAKNDQKQDGKDSKDQQKKDADQKQNQGQPKDDKNGKNGQNKPDQVPQSGDPKQQKKDGEKPDKADAMPTPGEKKEGELKANQGDEKKDEPKEGQIGEAEKPEQEQDGKMSQQQARALIEAMQGEEERVNLREQAREAPVAKDW, encoded by the coding sequence ATGAATTTTCCCGTCACATTTGCCACGCCGCTCTGGTTTTTTGCGTTGCTGCTCCTGCCGCTGCTCGCGGTGTTCTATTTTCTGGCCGAGAAACGCTCCGAGAAACGGCTGGCGCAACTGATTGCTCCCAAACTCCGCCCGGTGCTGCTCCAGGGCATCTCGCGGGGGAAACGGCTCGCGCGGTTTGCCCTCACTCTGCTCAGTCTGGCGGCGTTGATCGTAGCGCTGGCTCGTCCGCAAGCCGGTTTTGAAACGCAGGAGGTGAAGCGCAAAGGCCGCGATGTCGTGGTGGCGATCGACACGTCGCGCTCCATGCTGGCCGACGATGTGACTCCCAATCGACTCTCCCGCGCGAAACTGGCGGTGCAGGATTTATTGCGAATACTCGAGGGCGACCGGGTGGCGCTGGTGGCGTTTGCCGGGACGGCGTTTTTGCAGGCACCGCTGACGATTGATTACAGCGCGGTGCAGGATTCGCTGGAGGAAATCGACACGACGATCATCCCCAAGGGCGGCACGAATCTAGCCGCAGCGATCCAGGTGAGCCTGCAAGCGTTTGGCAAGGCGGAGGGGGCAAACAAGGCGCTGGTGTTGTTTACCGATGGCGAGGAGTTGGACGCGGATGCGCTGAAAGCTGCCGCCCTGGCGAAGGCGGCGGGCGTGCGGATTTTTACGGTCGGCGTGGGGTCGAGTGCGGGGACGATGATTCCGATCCAGGAGAACGGCACGAGCACGTTTGTGCGCGATGACTCGGGGCAATTTGTGAAGACGAAGCTGGATGAAAGTCGCCTGAAGGAGATCGCGGCTGCGGCGGACGGCTTCTATGTTCACCTCGAAAACGGGTCGAATGCGGTGCAGACGCTATTGAACGACGGCATCCAAAAGCTGGAGCAGCGCGAGGGGAGCCAGTTTAGCTCGCGGCGGCCGATTGAACGCTATCAATGGCCGCTGGGTCTAGCCATTGTGTTGTTTGTGCTGGCCCAAAGTCTGAGTGATCGCAAGGTGTCGCGACGTGCCGCCGGAGTGGCATGCGCATGGCTGGCGCTGCTGCCGATGGAGAGAGCGCAGGCGGTGGAGTTTCAGTTCTTTGACCGCGATAAACGGGCGTTTAACGAGGGCTGGGAGGCTTATAAAAAGGAGAAGCCCGAGGACGCGCTGAAATCGTTTGGCAAGGCGGCCACGAGCCCGGACCGGGATGTGCGCAAAAAGGCGGAATACAACGCGGCAAATTCGTTGTTTCTAATCGGCAAAGACAAGCTGGAGAAGAATCGCACGGAGGCCATCGCGGACTGGAAGGAGGCGATATCGCATTACAATGAGGCGCTGAAGATTGACTCGAAATACGACGACGCCAAGACGAATCGTGACCTCGTGGACAAGCTGCTCAAGGAGGACGAAAAGAAAAAAGAGGAGCAGCAAAAGCGCGACGAGAAGGACAAGAAAGATCAGCAGGACCAGCAGCAGGATCAGGCCAAGAATGATCAGAAACAGGACGGCAAAGATTCCAAGGATCAGCAGAAGAAGGACGCCGACCAGAAACAAAACCAAGGCCAGCCCAAGGACGATAAAAACGGCAAGAACGGACAGAACAAACCCGATCAAGTGCCGCAATCGGGCGATCCGAAGCAGCAGAAAAAGGACGGTGAAAAGCCCGACAAAGCCGACGCGATGCCCACCCCCGGCGAGAAAAAAGAAGGCGAGTTAAAGGCGAATCAGGGCGATGAAAAAAAGGATGAGCCGAAGGAAGGTCAGATCGGCGAGGCCGAAAAACCCGAGCAAGAGCAGGATGGCAAAATGAGCCAGCAACAAGCCCGCGCCCTCATCGAAGCGATGCAAGGCGAGGAGGAACGCGTGAATTTGCGCGAGCAAGCCAGAGAGGCTCCCGTGGCGAAAGATTGGTAA
- a CDS encoding BatD family protein, whose translation MNSATNHISPAAHASRVLFEVSRLKALPYHRTRRSLEHANRQIASPIFTHRGKRVRSRIAFLLVALLLFIPFVHAENASVTANVSSTSTTADEPIRLTITVTGARNANIPAHIEADGLDINLQGKSQRFELSSGFGATMSTVLTYLVTPQKAGKFTIPEITLETGGQSYTTKPIVITVEKGAGGNSANSSNADDDGSTTPKIFAELLLPKDTAYVGEIVPVEVRFYFDSSITFQLNPPGQSPQIDGEGFSKLRFPQARLEQKTIKGHDFRVLIYQTSLVAAKSGDLTVGPSSLNFVVGMPQKRRQRSPFDDPFGGDPFANFFGNQRVEREMTLSSDPKTLHIKTLPSPRPAGFAGAVGQFTMTASAKPTTVKIGDPITYNSVISGRGNFDLVTAPTLASTDGWRTYPPTGKLVPTDEMGVSGDKSFDMAIIPERKAAQLPETSFVYFDPAQEKYITLKSPPISVQVEGQAIVAATPVPSKSAAQSTPTPLASTAESDLPPVKTALATEIGSFIPLWQTRTFWIWQSLPLLLLGALVWPKIAAALAPDTTEATRLRLTKEKTALATPLRSADPVVFFPAAARQLEITAALAGLPHASSSEILQSLGFANDEAETVREIFARRDELAYGGGRGGKELTTESLRRFQNVLSK comes from the coding sequence ATGAACAGCGCAACGAACCACATTTCCCCGGCAGCGCACGCGTCTCGCGTGCTCTTTGAGGTGTCTCGCCTCAAAGCTCTTCCATACCATCGGACGAGACGTTCGCTGGAACACGCGAACCGGCAGATCGCCTCGCCAATATTTACCCACCGAGGCAAACGCGTGCGCTCCCGGATCGCCTTCCTGCTCGTGGCGCTTCTCCTATTCATCCCGTTCGTCCACGCCGAGAACGCCAGCGTCACGGCCAACGTCTCCTCCACCTCGACCACTGCGGACGAGCCGATCCGGCTCACGATCACCGTCACCGGCGCACGCAACGCCAACATTCCAGCCCACATCGAGGCCGACGGGCTCGACATTAATCTCCAGGGAAAAAGCCAGCGCTTCGAACTCAGCAGCGGCTTCGGCGCAACCATGTCCACCGTCCTGACCTATCTCGTGACCCCGCAGAAAGCCGGGAAATTCACCATTCCAGAGATCACATTGGAGACCGGCGGCCAGAGTTACACCACGAAACCCATCGTGATCACCGTCGAAAAAGGCGCGGGCGGCAATTCCGCCAACTCGTCCAACGCAGACGACGACGGCTCGACCACGCCGAAGATTTTCGCCGAATTGCTTCTGCCCAAGGACACGGCCTACGTCGGCGAGATCGTCCCGGTCGAGGTGCGGTTTTACTTCGACAGCTCGATTACGTTCCAACTCAACCCTCCAGGACAATCGCCGCAGATCGACGGCGAGGGATTTTCCAAACTCCGCTTCCCGCAGGCGCGGCTCGAGCAGAAGACGATCAAGGGCCACGACTTTCGCGTGCTCATTTACCAGACCAGTCTCGTCGCGGCGAAATCGGGCGACCTCACCGTCGGTCCGTCTTCGCTCAACTTCGTCGTCGGCATGCCGCAGAAACGCCGCCAGCGCAGTCCGTTCGACGATCCATTTGGCGGCGATCCCTTTGCCAATTTCTTCGGAAACCAGCGCGTCGAACGCGAAATGACCCTCAGTTCCGACCCGAAAACGCTCCACATCAAGACGCTCCCGTCGCCGCGTCCAGCCGGGTTTGCGGGCGCTGTCGGGCAATTCACCATGACCGCCTCGGCCAAGCCCACGACGGTGAAAATCGGCGACCCGATTACTTACAACTCCGTCATTTCCGGTCGCGGTAACTTTGATCTCGTCACCGCGCCGACCCTCGCAAGCACCGACGGCTGGCGCACGTATCCGCCGACCGGCAAGCTCGTGCCGACCGATGAAATGGGCGTTTCCGGCGACAAAAGTTTCGACATGGCGATCATCCCCGAGCGCAAGGCAGCGCAGTTGCCGGAAACGAGTTTCGTTTATTTCGACCCGGCGCAGGAGAAATATATCACGCTGAAATCGCCGCCCATTTCCGTGCAAGTCGAGGGCCAGGCCATCGTCGCCGCGACGCCAGTTCCATCGAAATCTGCCGCACAATCGACTCCAACTCCCCTCGCTTCGACTGCGGAATCCGATTTGCCTCCGGTGAAAACGGCGCTCGCCACCGAGATCGGGAGTTTCATTCCCCTCTGGCAGACGCGCACTTTCTGGATCTGGCAAAGCCTGCCGCTGCTCCTGCTCGGCGCGCTGGTCTGGCCGAAGATCGCCGCCGCCCTCGCGCCGGACACCACCGAGGCCACGCGCCTGCGGTTGACCAAGGAAAAAACCGCCCTCGCCACGCCATTGCGCTCGGCTGATCCCGTAGTTTTCTTCCCCGCCGCCGCGCGCCAACTCGAGATCACCGCCGCACTCGCCGGGCTGCCCCATGCGAGTTCCAGTGAAATCCTCCAGTCGCTCGGGTTTGCCAACGACGAGGCGGAGACAGTCCGGGAGATTTTTGCCCGCCGCGACGAGCTGGCTTACGGCGGAGGGCGCGGCGGCAAAGAACTCACGACCGAGTCCCTGCGCCGTTTTCAAAACGTCCTTTCCAAATGA
- a CDS encoding tetratricopeptide repeat protein — translation MNLLRLCLVLLMGMQLASAITADTFATANEAYNKRDFGSAIQTYETLVRRGEYRPEIFYNLGLAYEKSANPAHAILSYERALLLAPGFADAQLRLDSLSGVPSHWWERLPRLGSRLSVIAIAVASWIFLLSLVAQWRVLGGTRHLWSMTAILSLLALVIAATSFYLRDWPLASPDRAIVLKNEKLRSNFTASSPSILALRPGQAVEITSVNGPWTECRLPDQTLGWIASESLERVVPRT, via the coding sequence ATGAACCTGCTCCGCCTCTGCCTCGTGCTCCTGATGGGAATGCAACTCGCCTCGGCGATCACCGCCGACACTTTCGCGACCGCCAATGAAGCCTACAACAAACGCGATTTCGGCTCGGCGATCCAGACTTACGAAACCCTCGTGCGCCGAGGCGAATATCGGCCCGAGATTTTTTACAACCTCGGTCTCGCCTACGAAAAATCCGCCAACCCGGCGCACGCCATTCTCAGCTACGAACGCGCCCTGCTGCTCGCGCCCGGGTTCGCCGACGCGCAGCTCCGGCTCGATAGCCTGAGCGGAGTTCCATCGCATTGGTGGGAACGCCTGCCGCGCCTGGGGAGCCGTCTCAGCGTGATTGCGATCGCAGTCGCCTCGTGGATTTTTCTGCTCTCGCTCGTGGCTCAATGGCGCGTGCTCGGCGGGACGCGTCACCTCTGGAGCATGACCGCGATTCTCAGTCTGCTGGCGCTCGTCATCGCTGCGACGAGCTTCTATCTGCGCGACTGGCCGCTCGCCTCGCCGGACCGGGCGATCGTCTTGAAAAATGAGAAACTACGCTCAAATTTCACCGCCAGCAGCCCGTCGATTCTCGCGCTCCGACCGGGGCAGGCGGTCGAGATCACAAGCGTCAACGGCCCGTGGACTGAATGCCGGCTGCCCGACCAAACCCTCGGCTGGATTGCCAGCGAATCCCTCGAGCGCGTCGTCCCGAGAACGTAA
- a CDS encoding DUF3108 domain-containing protein, giving the protein MIPQLPWKTSLVALCSVLAWAFPAEAKDTPLPAWVAKVHPPKPGAFPLPVATELHYTGGWSGLVAGHVTILFSHDDKLQTLHMTGGTSGVARKMYPLDAEATEQCDVETLLPVKNQISETYSDEKRQTTLQFTTDRVSRIRTTKPARSDDGKPKILRLPNVFDLQSSLLLLRSQPLQTGDKIIFLSYATASPYVAQVTVLEKEKITVRAGTFPAIKLHLDLAGMDKHLALKPYSKARNVTAWISDDADRNFLKFSADLLIGSVFVELDK; this is encoded by the coding sequence ATGATCCCGCAACTCCCTTGGAAAACCTCGCTCGTCGCGCTTTGCAGCGTGCTCGCATGGGCGTTCCCCGCTGAGGCCAAGGATACGCCTCTGCCCGCCTGGGTGGCAAAGGTGCATCCGCCGAAACCGGGCGCGTTTCCACTGCCGGTGGCCACCGAGTTGCATTACACTGGCGGCTGGTCGGGACTGGTCGCGGGGCACGTGACGATTCTTTTTTCCCACGATGACAAGCTGCAAACGCTCCACATGACCGGCGGCACAAGCGGCGTGGCGCGCAAGATGTATCCGCTCGACGCCGAGGCCACGGAACAGTGCGATGTGGAGACTTTGTTACCGGTGAAAAACCAGATTTCGGAAACGTATTCCGACGAAAAACGCCAGACGACGCTGCAATTTACCACGGATCGCGTCTCCCGGATTCGCACAACGAAGCCCGCGCGGAGCGACGACGGCAAGCCGAAAATCCTCCGGCTGCCGAACGTATTTGACCTGCAAAGTTCGCTCCTGCTCCTCCGCAGCCAGCCGCTTCAGACCGGCGATAAAATCATTTTCCTGAGCTACGCAACGGCCTCGCCTTACGTCGCGCAAGTCACAGTGCTGGAAAAGGAAAAAATCACCGTCCGCGCGGGCACTTTTCCGGCAATCAAGCTTCATCTCGACCTCGCCGGAATGGACAAGCACCTCGCCTTGAAGCCTTACTCCAAAGCCCGGAACGTCACCGCGTGGATTAGCGACGACGCCGACCGCAATTTCCTGAAATTCAGCGCCGACCTGCTCATCGGCTCGGTCTTTGTGGAGCTGGACAAGTGA
- a CDS encoding type II toxin-antitoxin system HicB family antitoxin translates to MIKLNAAIKFDGTWFVSRCLDLPVTSQGTTAEEARMNLAEAIELYIETWGSDELETSVGEPQLATVEVTV, encoded by the coding sequence ATGATAAAGCTCAACGCGGCAATCAAATTCGACGGCACATGGTTTGTGTCGCGTTGTCTCGATTTGCCGGTGACCTCACAAGGAACAACAGCGGAGGAAGCCAGGATGAACCTCGCTGAAGCCATCGAGCTCTACATCGAGACTTGGGGTTCGGATGAATTGGAAACCTCGGTCGGCGAGCCTCAGCTAGCCACGGTGGAAGTCACTGTATGA
- a CDS encoding ADP-ribosylglycohydrolase family protein, with amino-acid sequence MDRKTQIIHSLLGTALGDSLGLPSEGMSPARISKRWKSPLEQRFLFGHGMLSDDTEHTIFSSQALLSCGGDPKAFQKRLAGKLRWWFAGLPAGIGLATAKAIIKLWIGFPPGRNGVYSAGNGPMMRAPILGVYFAYDSQLRMAFVEASTLLTHTDCKAVEAAMMAADCAAFAAGGELRADVILARMKEIGVSQEWDHPMKQIRKALAEGSEARPFANGMGFSKGVSGYAVHTMTMVLFIWLRHRGDFSIIISEAIACGGDTDSVAAIAGGIAGAEAAAFNPNWLNKLSDRPYTVDYITRLGAALEGSEGGNAPAVANYLILPRNLLFFVVVLFHGFRRIFPPY; translated from the coding sequence ATGGATAGGAAAACACAAATCATCCACTCTTTACTAGGGACAGCTCTCGGCGACTCATTAGGGCTACCTTCGGAGGGAATGAGCCCTGCGCGCATCAGCAAGAGATGGAAATCTCCATTGGAGCAGAGATTTCTCTTCGGACATGGGATGCTAAGTGATGATACAGAGCATACAATTTTTTCCTCGCAGGCATTGCTATCATGCGGAGGTGATCCGAAGGCTTTTCAAAAGAGGCTGGCAGGGAAATTGAGATGGTGGTTCGCGGGTCTTCCCGCAGGAATTGGCCTAGCTACAGCAAAAGCTATTATTAAGCTGTGGATTGGGTTTCCTCCCGGTCGCAACGGTGTCTATTCCGCAGGCAACGGACCAATGATGAGAGCGCCGATCCTTGGGGTGTATTTCGCCTATGACAGCCAGTTGCGTATGGCATTTGTAGAGGCTTCCACGCTTTTAACGCATACCGATTGCAAAGCGGTGGAAGCGGCGATGATGGCTGCGGATTGTGCCGCGTTCGCCGCCGGTGGAGAGTTGCGGGCGGATGTAATTCTAGCACGCATGAAAGAGATAGGGGTGTCACAGGAATGGGATCATCCAATGAAACAAATCCGAAAGGCTCTCGCAGAAGGATCGGAAGCGCGGCCGTTTGCAAATGGCATGGGATTTTCCAAAGGAGTCTCCGGTTATGCGGTTCATACGATGACGATGGTCCTGTTTATCTGGCTGCGGCATCGCGGAGATTTTAGTATAATTATCAGCGAGGCTATTGCATGCGGCGGAGATACCGACAGCGTGGCCGCGATCGCAGGAGGAATTGCGGGAGCAGAAGCGGCGGCCTTCAATCCGAACTGGCTGAACAAGCTTTCTGACAGACCTTACACTGTGGACTACATCACTCGCCTCGGTGCTGCCTTGGAAGGGTCTGAAGGTGGCAATGCACCTGCCGTTGCCAACTACCTCATCCTTCCCCGTAACCTCCTCTTTTTCGTCGTTGTGTTGTTTCACGGTTTTCGCAGAATTTTTCCACCTTACTAA